One window of the Octopus sinensis linkage group LG3, ASM634580v1, whole genome shotgun sequence genome contains the following:
- the LOC118762599 gene encoding uncharacterized protein LOC118762599 isoform X2 — protein MPANCIVKGCRSIQKKGGPISFYRLPWKNVRLRNEWIRRAGYDPNNYDEVKHISRDHRVCSRHFWNNRKESPYDLPTFYLGNDPEKLKNRSVVKDRMEVYFVILYFDCEK, from the exons ATGCCGGCTAACTGTATAGTGAAAGGCTGTCGCTCCATTCAGAAGAAAGGCGGGCCGATTAGCTTCTACCGACTACCATGGAAAAATGTCCGTTTAAGAAATGAGTGGATACGACGCGCTGGTTATGATCCGAATAATTACGATGAAGTGAAGCACATTAGTCGTGACCATCGAGTATGCAGCAGGCACTTTTGGAACAACCGCAAGGAAAGTCCTTATGATCTACCGACGTTTTATTTGG GAAATGAccctgaaaaattaaaaaatcgatCCGTAGTCAAAGATCGAATGGAAGTGTATTTCGTTATCTTGTATTTTGACTGCGAGAAATGA
- the LOC118762599 gene encoding uncharacterized protein LOC118762599 isoform X1: MGRARKSFSAKQKLKVIAYAEIHGNRAAGRQFTVDEKSVREWRKQKDKLEKLPKVNTADDNKQAKEWLSAMQKCCLYIPKYGNDPEKLKNRSVVKDRMEVYFVILYFDCEK, translated from the exons ATGGGTCGTGCGCGAAAATCGTTCTCTGCTAAACAGAAGTTAAAAGTGATAGCTTATGCCGAAATACATGGGAACCGAGCTGCTGGTCGACAATTCACTGTCGATGAGAAATCGGTCAGAGAATGGCGAAAGCAGAAAGATAAGCTCGAGAAACTGCCGAAAGTAAATACAGCTGATGATAACAAGCAAGCGAAAGAATGGCTGAGTGCTATGCAGAAATGCTGTTTATACATACCGAAATACG GAAATGAccctgaaaaattaaaaaatcgatCCGTAGTCAAAGATCGAATGGAAGTGTATTTCGTTATCTTGTATTTTGACTGCGAGAAATGA
- the LOC118762599 gene encoding uncharacterized protein LOC118762599 isoform X3, translating to MPTKCIVKGCRSLQKKGGPISFYRLPWKNIHLRNEWMRRAGYDPNNYEEVKHISRDHRVCSRHFWNNRKESPYDLPTIYLGNDPEKLKNRSVVKDRMEVYFVILYFDCEK from the exons ATGCCAACCAAATGTATAGTGAAAGGCTGTCGGTCCCTTCAGAAGAAAGGTGGACCGATTAGCTTCTACCGTCTGCCATGGAAAAATATCCATTTAAGAAATGAGTGGATGCGACGAGCTGGCTATGACCCAAATAATTACGAAGAAGTAAAGCACATAAGTCGTGACCATCGGGTGTGCAGCAGGCATTTCTGGAACAACCGTAAGGAAAGTCCTTATGATCTCCCAACGATTTACCTTG GAAATGAccctgaaaaattaaaaaatcgatCCGTAGTCAAAGATCGAATGGAAGTGTATTTCGTTATCTTGTATTTTGACTGCGAGAAATGA